From Cellulomonas chengniuliangii, the proteins below share one genomic window:
- a CDS encoding ATP-binding protein, whose protein sequence is MHAETHIQPETAAVAPARRWARDRLAEAGLGGPALDLLVLLVSEAVTNAVEHADPPVLLRVDVDAERTRVEVSDGARAVPILRNPPPTAGGGRGVMFVDRLATRWGTVSHDTRDTTDRCKTVWFELVHDDAPTELAPSPRARTDD, encoded by the coding sequence ATGCACGCCGAGACACACATACAGCCAGAGACCGCGGCCGTGGCGCCAGCGCGGCGGTGGGCGCGGGACCGGCTCGCCGAGGCCGGGCTGGGCGGGCCGGCTCTGGACCTCCTCGTGCTGCTGGTGAGCGAGGCCGTGACGAACGCCGTGGAGCATGCCGACCCGCCCGTCCTACTGCGGGTGGACGTCGACGCCGAGCGCACCCGGGTCGAGGTCTCGGACGGAGCCCGCGCGGTGCCGATACTGCGCAACCCGCCACCCACCGCGGGCGGCGGCCGCGGCGTGATGTTCGTGGACCGGCTCGCGACACGGTGGGGCACGGTCTCCCACGACACCCGCGACACGACGGACAGGTGCAAGACGGTGTGGTTCGAGCTCGTGCACGACGACGCGCCGACAGAGCTCGCCCCCAGCCCTCGGGCACGCACAGACGACTGA
- a CDS encoding DivIVA domain-containing protein has product MITAQQVRQISFARTRAAEAYDAAAVDHMLGRVAATLEALEQGRTVGPDGSRLLLPRDIRTAEPPAATDRGSGYSATQVDAFRSEVVATLEEYVRRHAGPRRKLSDTERPATPTTTPSAVSMPAAPAPTPSPSPTSLTSPTAISAATVAAAAGRTAPAPASTPLDLSSAPEGLGAYDVVLGLQSARAALFGAQRDRLLVRTPDGAIASVVGVETVADGIVVHVR; this is encoded by the coding sequence GTGATCACCGCCCAGCAGGTCCGCCAGATCTCCTTCGCCCGCACGCGCGCGGCGGAGGCCTACGACGCGGCAGCCGTCGACCACATGCTGGGGAGGGTGGCCGCCACGCTGGAGGCGTTGGAGCAGGGCAGGACGGTGGGCCCTGACGGCTCGCGCCTTCTCCTGCCCCGGGACATCCGCACCGCCGAGCCCCCCGCGGCCACCGATCGCGGCTCCGGGTACTCCGCCACGCAGGTGGACGCGTTCCGCTCCGAGGTGGTCGCGACCCTGGAGGAGTACGTCCGCCGGCATGCGGGCCCTCGACGGAAGCTGTCTGACACCGAGCGCCCCGCCACGCCGACGACCACGCCGTCAGCGGTCTCGATGCCCGCCGCACCCGCGCCGACGCCGTCGCCGTCGCCTACCTCGCTGACCTCCCCGACGGCGATCTCGGCCGCCACCGTGGCCGCCGCGGCGGGCAGGACGGCGCCCGCGCCAGCCTCGACGCCGCTCGACCTCTCGTCCGCGCCGGAGGGCCTGGGCGCCTACGACGTCGTCCTCGGCCTGCAGTCCGCCCGGGCGGCCCTGTTCGGAGCCCAACGGGACCGCCTCCTGGTCCGGACGCCCGACGGCGCGATCGCCAGCGTGGTGGGCGTCGAGACCGTGGCGGACGGGATCGTTGTGCACGTCCGCTGA
- a CDS encoding VIT1/CCC1 transporter family protein has protein sequence MPTQDRPASDQQPPSRQQVRRWRQYLADERAEGAVYRDLAGRRTGEEREILLALAEAERRHESHWLTLLGDDVGRPLRGDFRTRTLGWLARRFGSVFVLALAQRAEARSSYETDVDATATMAADERIHEEVVRGLALRGRNRISGTFRAAVFGANDGLVSNLALVLGIGASGAATSTVLLTGLAGLLAGALSMGAGEYVSVRSQRELLEASTPGKHARAALPHLDVDANELALVYRARGMSPEDAHERADEVLRSLGTAPTPALGVPSVAQGVESEAVDEHESVGTAMGAAGASFCFFASGALIPVLPYLFGLEGLAAVVIASVLVGIALLCTGTAVGILSGGPPLRRALRQLAIGYGAAGATYLLGLLFGTTIG, from the coding sequence ATGCCCACCCAGGACCGACCGGCGTCGGATCAGCAGCCGCCGAGCCGGCAACAGGTTCGCCGCTGGCGTCAGTACCTGGCCGACGAGCGCGCCGAGGGCGCCGTCTACCGGGACCTCGCCGGGCGGCGCACCGGCGAGGAGCGCGAGATCCTGCTCGCCCTCGCCGAGGCCGAGCGCCGACATGAGTCCCACTGGCTGACGCTGCTCGGGGACGACGTCGGGCGACCGCTGCGCGGCGACTTCCGCACCCGCACCCTCGGATGGCTGGCCCGGCGGTTCGGCTCGGTGTTCGTCCTCGCGCTCGCGCAACGGGCAGAGGCGCGGTCCAGCTACGAGACGGACGTCGACGCGACCGCCACGATGGCTGCCGACGAGCGCATCCATGAGGAGGTCGTGCGGGGGTTGGCGCTGCGCGGCCGCAACCGCATCTCCGGGACGTTCCGCGCGGCGGTGTTCGGAGCCAACGACGGGCTGGTCAGCAACCTCGCCCTGGTGCTCGGCATCGGCGCGAGCGGGGCCGCGACCAGCACGGTGCTGCTCACCGGCCTGGCAGGGCTGCTCGCCGGGGCGCTGTCGATGGGCGCGGGGGAGTACGTGTCCGTCCGGTCCCAGCGCGAGCTGCTCGAGGCGTCCACCCCCGGCAAGCACGCCCGGGCCGCGCTGCCGCACCTCGATGTGGACGCCAATGAGCTGGCGCTCGTCTACCGCGCTCGCGGCATGTCGCCCGAGGACGCCCACGAGCGCGCCGACGAGGTGCTCCGCTCGCTGGGCACCGCACCCACGCCGGCGCTCGGTGTGCCGTCGGTCGCGCAGGGCGTCGAGTCGGAGGCGGTCGACGAGCACGAGTCCGTGGGCACCGCGATGGGCGCCGCGGGCGCCAGCTTCTGCTTCTTCGCGTCGGGTGCGCTGATCCCCGTGCTGCCGTACCTGTTCGGGCTCGAAGGGCTGGCGGCCGTGGTGATCGCGTCCGTGCTGGTGGGCATCGCCCTGCTGTGCACCGGCACCGCCGTGGGCATCCTCTCGGGCGGCCCGCCACTGCGCCGGGCGCTGCGCCAGCTGGCCATCGGGTACGGCGCCGCGGGGGCCACCTACCTGCTGGGCCTGCTGTTCGGCACGACGATCGGCTGA